The Gemmatimonas phototrophica region GAACCGTTTGAGACGCCGGTCGCGGGCACGATAGACGATGCCCATACCGCCACGACCGATTTCCTGGTCGAGCTCGTAGGCGGCGCTGAGCGCCTGCTCTACGTGAGCACGCAGTTCGGCGTCTTCGGCGTGGTGGGCGGCGTTTTCGGACACTCGGGACGGATTACGGGGAGTCGGACCGGTACTTCATAGTGTAGCACCGCGGGCAAACCGGGAATAGCATCTGGTTGGGACCAACCGTCTCCCGGAGCACCTGTGTCACCCAGCCAGGGCCGGGATGGGGGGTAATACGGGGGGAAGATACCTGAAGTTGCAAAATGACTCACCCCACGGCGACGGGAGGGGCGACGCCTTTTTGGCAGGGGGCGGGGAGGTCATCCCGGCACCCTTCCGCCGGTTCAGCTTGCGAATGCTGCCGCGATGGCGTAATCCCGACGGTGCGGATCGTGCTCCTTCATGAGCGCCATTCCTCTTGATCGGGATTTCCTATGAGTCAGCGCCAGACCCTTCCCGTCCTGCCCCTGCGTGGGACGGTCATGTTCCCCGGAATCACCGCGCCCATTGCGGCGGGGCGACCCGGCACCCTTCGCGCCATTGAAACAGCGCTCAAGGGTGACCGGCTTGTCTTCGCCGTGGCGCAGCGGGATAACACCGAGGAGCCTACCTCCGACATCCTCTTCACCACGGGCGTCATTGCCCGCATCGGTCAGGTGCAGCGCGGCCTGGGCGGGGTGCAGCTGCTGCTGCAGGGAGAGCAACGCGCCACGGCGCTGCACTACGCCGAACAGGATGGCCATCTCACGGCGGTCATTGTGCCGGCCGAAGAGATGACGCCGCTGGATCTCAAAGATCCCGCCTTTACCGCCTTGCACAAGGAAGCCCGCGAACGGGCGGCTGAACTGGGCGAGAAGCGCGGCCTGCCGGAAGAGGTCGTGCATCAAGTGCTCGACTCGGTCGAAGACGCCGGTCGTTTTTCTGACCTCGTGGCGGGCTACATCGAGCTCACCGTCCCGGAGAAACAGGGACTGCTGGAAACGCTGAGCGTGGAAGAGCGCCTCCGCCGGGTGCTCGTGCATGTCCAGCGGCAGATCGGCCTGCTGGAAGCGCAGGAGGACATCAAGAGTCAGGTGCAGGAAGAGCTGGGTGAACGGCAGCGCGAGATGTTCCTGCGCGAGCAGCTCAAGGCCATTCAGAAGGAGTTGGGCGACGACGATTCCAGCAAGGAGATCTCCGAGCTGCGCGACAAGCTCAGCAAGCTCGATCTTCCCAAGGAGGCACGCGCGGAAGTGGAACGCGAGCTGGGGCGCTTGGAGCGTGCCGGACGCGAAAGCATGGAGGCGCAGGTCATTCGCACCTACCTCGAGTGGATCGCCGAACTGCCGTGGAACAGCCGCAGCGATGATCATCTCGAACTGGCGCGCTCCGGTGAGATTCTCGACGAAGATCACTACGGCCTCAAGGATGTGAAGGATCGCGTGCTGGAGTTCCTCGCCGTGCGTCAGTTGAGAGCGCAGCAGGTGGCGGCCGAAGTCGCGACGACGGGGGAGTTCCCGGTGTCGAAGCTCAAGGGCGACACGTCAGACGCGACCCCATCGCTGGGCAGCAGCGACGCCGAGCAGAAGATCACGGACACCAGGGAAGCCAAGTCGCGTGCCATGGCGCGTGGCCCCATTCTGCTTTTCAACGGGCCGCCGGGGGTGGGCAAGACCAGCATTGCGAAGTCCATCGCACGCGCCCTTGGCCGTGAGTACGTGCGCGTGGCGCTGGGTGGCGCCCGCGATGAGGCAGACATCCGTGGGCACCGGCGCACCTACGTAGGGGCGATGCCGGGGCGTATCATCCAGGGCATGAAGCAGGCGGGCACGCGCAATCCGGTCTTCCTGCTGGACGAGGTGGACAAGCTCGGCCAGTCGTATCAGGGCGACCCGAGCAGTGCCCTGCTGGAAGTCCTTGATCCGGCACAGAACGATTCCTTTACCGACCACTACTTGGGCGTCCCCTTCGACTTGAGCGAGGTGCTGTTCATCGCCACGTCGAATTTCATCCAGAACATTCCCGGCCCGCTGCTGGACCGTATGGAAGTGGTGGACTTCAGCGGCTACACCGAGCGGGAGAAGGCGGAAATCGCCAAGACGTATCTGGTGCCGCGACAGCTGGAGGAATCCGGACTGGCCGGGCGCGAACTCGTCTTCAGCGACGAGGCCATCATGAAGGTCATCAGCGAGTACACGCGCGAGAGCGGCGTGCGCCAGCTGGAGCGTCAGGTGGGCGCCGTGGCGCGCAAGGTGGCGCGACGGGTCGCCATGGGTGATACGGCCACCATCGACGACAAGGTGATCAGCGCGGACGAAGTGCGCGAACTGCTGGGCCGCCCCAAGGTGCATCCGGAGCGTGCCAACGAACACGATGAGGTGGGGATCTCCACCGGGATGTACTACACGCCCATGGGCGGCGACATCATGTTCGTGGAAGCGAGTATTCGTCGCGGCGGCCGTACCAAGCCGACGGACGATGAGGAACA contains the following coding sequences:
- the lon gene encoding endopeptidase La, giving the protein MSQRQTLPVLPLRGTVMFPGITAPIAAGRPGTLRAIETALKGDRLVFAVAQRDNTEEPTSDILFTTGVIARIGQVQRGLGGVQLLLQGEQRATALHYAEQDGHLTAVIVPAEEMTPLDLKDPAFTALHKEARERAAELGEKRGLPEEVVHQVLDSVEDAGRFSDLVAGYIELTVPEKQGLLETLSVEERLRRVLVHVQRQIGLLEAQEDIKSQVQEELGERQREMFLREQLKAIQKELGDDDSSKEISELRDKLSKLDLPKEARAEVERELGRLERAGRESMEAQVIRTYLEWIAELPWNSRSDDHLELARSGEILDEDHYGLKDVKDRVLEFLAVRQLRAQQVAAEVATTGEFPVSKLKGDTSDATPSLGSSDAEQKITDTREAKSRAMARGPILLFNGPPGVGKTSIAKSIARALGREYVRVALGGARDEADIRGHRRTYVGAMPGRIIQGMKQAGTRNPVFLLDEVDKLGQSYQGDPSSALLEVLDPAQNDSFTDHYLGVPFDLSEVLFIATSNFIQNIPGPLLDRMEVVDFSGYTEREKAEIAKTYLVPRQLEESGLAGRELVFSDEAIMKVISEYTRESGVRQLERQVGAVARKVARRVAMGDTATIDDKVISADEVRELLGRPKVHPERANEHDEVGISTGMYYTPMGGDIMFVEASIRRGGRTKPTDDEEQVRVGPISLILTGQLGDVMKESARAALTYATNNAELLGIPADRVAGASEAHIHVPAGAIPKDGPSAGIAIATALVSEMSNRKVRRDVSMTGEITLRGRVLPIGGVKEKVLGAHRAGIKEVIIPKANEADLEDVPDEVRKQLTFHPVETLRDVLRIALIDAGAAAAVEELVGV